The DNA region GAGACCGACAGCAGCCTCGTGCTCACCGGGACCGTGACGAACGGCCGAAACGTCGTGGCCAAGGCAAGCTATGTGGCCCAGCCGCGCCTCGCCCGGCTCACGGTCGTCGGCTCACATCCGGCACAGCTCACCGTCGAACCGGGCCGCAGCGCCAACCGCATGGTGACGGCCGGCTCCCCGCTGCGGATTTCGGCACCCCACACCGCACTCGACGGGGCGGGATTCCGTCGGTGGGCGGACAGCTTCAGCACCAATACCCATAGAGAGATCCGGATGCCCGCCGGGGACCTCACCCTCCGCGCGGACTACCTGTCTCCCATCGAAAAGCGCTATTCGGAGGAATCCGCCCTGCGCACGACGCTGGGCGCCCCCGTAGGACACGAGGTCATCGAGAGTCCCGGACGCTGGCAGGCCTACGCCAACGGTCGGGTCTACTGGACCTGGCAAACCGGGGCGAAAGCCGTCTACGGCCGGATCCACGACAAGTACATCGCCTTGGGCGCGCATGTCTTTCTCGGCGCTCCGAGCGTGGACGAGTTCCCGGGCAAAGCAGGGAACGGACGCTTCAGCCACTTCACAGGCGGGCCGACGACCGGTGAGGGGACGATCTACTGGACACCCGATTCCGGCGCGGCCGTGATCTACGGCCCGGTCCGCGACAAGTGGATCGAGACCGGATCGGAAGCCGGCATTCTCGGCCACCCGACCACCGACCAGGCGACGACCCCGGACGGTGTCGGCCGCTACAGCCACTTCGTCAATTCGTCGATCTACTGGACGGCGGAGACCGGGGCGCACTTCGTGATGGGCGCGATCCGGGAGAAGTGGAAGGCCCTCGGATGGGAAAGGTACTTCGGCTACCCGACCACCGACGAGACCGGAACCCCGGACGGTGTGGGCAGGTACAACCACTTCAGCCAGGTCGGGTCGATCTATTGGACGCCGTCCACAGGCGCTTATGAGGTCCATGGCTGGATCCGTGAACGCTGGGCAGCCGTCGGCTGGGAAAACGGGCTCGGCTACCCGACCACCGACGAGACCTGGACGCCGAACGGCACTGGTAAGTACAACCACTTCCGCAAGGGGAACGAGGAACACTCGATCTACTGGCGATTCGGCACCAACAGCGCATTCGACGTCCGAGGCGCGATTCGCAACCGCTGGCGGCAGCTTGGCTGGGAGACCTCGTATCTCGGTTTCCCGACCAGTGGTGAGTATGACATTCCCGGTGGCAAGCGCAGTGACTTCCAGAACGGCTACATCGTCTTCACGGCCGCGACCGGCGCGGTGCTGGACCGTCGTTACTGAGTGAGAACGCCGGTGCGGCCCCGCGAGGAGTCGCACCGGCGTTGCCCTACAGCCGTCCGCCCGACGTCGTGTCGCCGGAAAGGCGTTGCGCCAGATAGACCGGCACCGTCGAGGCCAGGATCAGCACCGCGGCCACGACGTTGACGATCGGGGCCTGGTTCGGCCGGAACAGGTTGTTCAGGATCCAGATCGGCAGGGTCTCCAGGCCGGTCCCGAGGGTGAACGTCGTGACGATGATTTCGTCGAACGACAGCGCGAAGGCGAGCAGGCCGCCGGCCAGCAGGGCCGAACGCAGCATCGGGAAGGTCACCAGCCGGAACGTCGTGAGCCCGTCGGCGCCGAGGTCCATCGACGCCTCTTCGAGGTTGCCGCCCATGCGCCGCAGGCGGGCGACGACGTTGTTGAACACCACCACGATGCAGAACGTCGCGTGCGCGACGATCGCGGTGAACAGGCCGAGATCGATGCCGAGGATCGTGCGGAAGGCGTTGTTCAGCGCGATACCGGTGACGATACCGGGCAGCGCGATCGGCAGGATGATCAGCAGCGACACCTGGTTGCGGCCGAAGAAACGGTACTTCTGGAGTGCGAACGCCGCCATCGTGCCGAGCACCAAGGCGATCGCGGTGGCCGCGAGTCCTGCTTGGACACTCGTCCACAGCGCGTTCAACGCGCCTTCGTTCTCCGCGGCCCGGCCCCACCATTCGAGGGTGAAGCTCGACGGCGGCCAGCCGAAGGTGGTGTCCGCGTTGAAGGAATTGAGCAGGACCACCAGCAGCGGGAAGTAGATGACGCCGAGGCCGAGCACGAGCGCCGCGAGCAAAAGGTATTTGGTCGTCCGGGAAAGCCGCATCGCGCGCTCCTACAGGTTGTCCAGCGCGCCCGTGCGGCGCACGGCGGCGAGGTAGGCGAGCATGATCACCACGGGCACGGTCGCGACGGTCGCCGCGAACGGGAGGTTGTTGGCCGCGCCGATGTTGTCGTAGACGACGTTGCCGAGCATCTGCGACGTGCCGCCGACGATC from Amycolatopsis sp. EV170708-02-1 includes:
- a CDS encoding ABC transporter permease, encoding MRLSRTTKYLLLAALVLGLGVIYFPLLVVLLNSFNADTTFGWPPSSFTLEWWGRAAENEGALNALWTSVQAGLAATAIALVLGTMAAFALQKYRFFGRNQVSLLIILPIALPGIVTGIALNNAFRTILGIDLGLFTAIVAHATFCIVVVFNNVVARLRRMGGNLEEASMDLGADGLTTFRLVTFPMLRSALLAGGLLAFALSFDEIIVTTFTLGTGLETLPIWILNNLFRPNQAPIVNVVAAVLILASTVPVYLAQRLSGDTTSGGRL